CCTTTTATAAAAAAGTGAAAAAACGCGAAGACTAATTGTAGTATAGCCTTTACCATTATGAAATATTCAAATAGCATCCTCTTTCTTATAAGAGGATGCTATTTTTTATTCCTTATTTTATATTTCCAAAATATAGATTGTTTGAGAGTTCCTCTATTGGAGAAAGATATACATAATAAGAAACGTATCAAGTTTTCTTTTTACATCTTGATTGTCAAACTGAGGGTGAATGTTATGATCAAGCGAGTATTGCAATGTATTATTTTATTTTTGACCATTACTATGTACGCATCATCTAATACTGAAGCAACAACTGTTATTCCTGCTGAATATCATCCAAATACTGAAACGACCTCTCCTACACAAAAAATTGCGTACTTAACATTTGATGACGGGCCAAACAAATATACTACACAAATTTTAAACATCTTAAAAGAAAAGAACGGAAAAGCAACTTTCTTTGTTATTGGCGGAAAAGTGCCACATTACACAAAAACGATGCAAAGATTAATTAAAGAAGGACATTATATCGGTCTCCACAGCATGTCACATGATGTAAAACGCCTTTACACTGGTGACCCTTCCACTTTAATTGCAGAAATGGAGCAAACACAAAGCATTGTCCAGCAAGTTACGAAATTAAATACACATCTCGTTCGCGTTCCATATGGTAGTATGCCTTACTTAAAAAAGAATTACCGTGACGCACTTGTATCGGCCCAGTATAAAATGTGGGATTGGACAATCGATACATACGACTGGAAAAGCTATGACAATCCTTCTGCCATACTCGAAAGAGTACGTAATCAAAGTGATGAACAAGTAGAAGTCATTTTAATGCATGATTCGAGTGTAACCGTACAAATACTGCCAAAAGTAATTGATTATTTACAGTCACAAGGATACAAACTTCTTCCCTATAATCCTTCTTCTCATCTCAAGGTAAATTTTTGGAAAGACACAAGATTGTAACAGCTTTAGTGCCTATGTGCTAAAGCTGTTTTATTTTTCTCTTCCCACCCTTCCCGTTTTTGTGTAAAATTTTAAATAGTGATGAAGTTTCGAGGTGAATAGAAATGAAACGAATAGATCTCATTTTTAACGCAATACAAAAAGGCAATTATACAGAAGGTGTAACCGCATCAGAACTCGCTACCTTTCTGCAACTAGATCGCGCCAATGTAAGTAGCGACTTAAACAAACTTGTAAAAGATAAACGTTTATTAAAAACAAATACGCGTCCCGTTCGTTTTTATATAGAAACGAACGCTTTGTTGGAAACGCATTCAAAAGAAGTGACTTCATTAGATACATTTGCAATTGAAAATACAAGCCTTAAAATCGCAATTGAAAAAGCGAAAGCTTCTATGCTCTATCCTCCAAACGGTATGCATACTTTACTGCTCGGAGAAACAGGAGTCGGAAAGTCTATGTTTGCTTCTTTAATGCACGAATATGCAATTGAAGTTGAACAACTTCCTAAAAATGCACCATTTATCGTCTTTAACTGCGCTGATTATGCAAATAATCCACAGCTACTACTTGGACAGTTATTTGGAATTAAAAAAGGAGCTTACACAGGTGCAAGTGATCAAAAAGGGTTAATTGAAAAAGCTCATGAAGGGATTCTCTTCTTAGATGAAGTACATCGCCTGCCTCCAGAAGGCCAAGAAATGCTTTTCACCTTTATTGACCGCGGAGTATATCGCCGCCTTGGAGAAACAGAAAACGAGCGTAAAGCACAAGTATTAATCATTACTGCAACAACAGAAGAACCAAATTCATTTTTATTAAAAACATTTACAAGACGTATACCGATGACTATCACGCTGCCACCACTTCGTGAGCGTACACATAAAGAGCGCTTTGCTTTACTACAACTATTTTTTACAAATGAAGCAATTCGTCTGCGAAAAGAAATTCACGTTAGTCCGAATGCAATGCGTGCTTTCGTCTTTTACAATTGTCCCAATAACATCGGTCAATTAAAAACGGATGTACAGATCGCCTGTGCGAAAGCCTATTCTGAATTCGTAACAAAGAAACGTGATTCTGTCTATGTTTCAAGTACAGACTTACCTTGGTATATGAAAGAGGGGCTGTTCATCGAAAGAAAGAGCCGTCACTTATACCAAATACCAAATGAAACGTTTGTATTTACAGGTGATGAAGGTTGGAGTAATCATAAAACAGAAGATGAAAAACGCTCTTCTATTTACGATTATATTGATTATAAATACGAAGAACTTCAAGCACGCGGTATTGAAGAGGAAGAATTAGAATTACTAATAGAAAATGATGTTCAAAGCTTTTTCGTACAATATTTTAACCAAATATCAAAAAAAACAAGCCATGAAAATGTTTTTAAAATTGTGGATCGTAATATCGTTTCCGTATGTGAAAAAATAGCGGAACTTGCGGAAAAGCACTTATCTAAGACGTTTGATGAAAAAGTATTTCTCGCTTTAAGTTTACATGTACAGACAACTCTACAACGTTTACAAAGCGGCAAACAAATACATCACCCACAATTAAATCAAATTCGTACGAAATATAAAAAAGCCTTTTCCGTAGCTATGCAAGGCATTCAACTACTGGAAGAAGAGTTACAAATAACAATGCCTATTGATGAAGCTGGCTT
This genomic interval from Bacillus thuringiensis contains the following:
- a CDS encoding polysaccharide deacetylase family protein — its product is MIKRVLQCIILFLTITMYASSNTEATTVIPAEYHPNTETTSPTQKIAYLTFDDGPNKYTTQILNILKEKNGKATFFVIGGKVPHYTKTMQRLIKEGHYIGLHSMSHDVKRLYTGDPSTLIAEMEQTQSIVQQVTKLNTHLVRVPYGSMPYLKKNYRDALVSAQYKMWDWTIDTYDWKSYDNPSAILERVRNQSDEQVEVILMHDSSVTVQILPKVIDYLQSQGYKLLPYNPSSHLKVNFWKDTRL
- a CDS encoding PRD domain-containing protein; translated protein: MKRIDLIFNAIQKGNYTEGVTASELATFLQLDRANVSSDLNKLVKDKRLLKTNTRPVRFYIETNALLETHSKEVTSLDTFAIENTSLKIAIEKAKASMLYPPNGMHTLLLGETGVGKSMFASLMHEYAIEVEQLPKNAPFIVFNCADYANNPQLLLGQLFGIKKGAYTGASDQKGLIEKAHEGILFLDEVHRLPPEGQEMLFTFIDRGVYRRLGETENERKAQVLIITATTEEPNSFLLKTFTRRIPMTITLPPLRERTHKERFALLQLFFTNEAIRLRKEIHVSPNAMRAFVFYNCPNNIGQLKTDVQIACAKAYSEFVTKKRDSVYVSSTDLPWYMKEGLFIERKSRHLYQIPNETFVFTGDEGWSNHKTEDEKRSSIYDYIDYKYEELQARGIEEEELELLIENDVQSFFVQYFNQISKKTSHENVFKIVDRNIVSVCEKIAELAEKHLSKTFDEKVFLALSLHVQTTLQRLQSGKQIHHPQLNQIRTKYKKAFSVAMQGIQLLEEELQITMPIDEAGFLTMFFVVDPIPASQTEVKVLILAHGNGIATEMANVANELLGIEEVTGIDMPLHESPKDFLERVKVYMKTLQNVNGLLLLVDMGSLAYIGDILETEFKIPVRVLSMTSTPHALEAARKAQLGYSLDALYETVKNLTPFYLNVQEEKKKPLSPMKSVILTACLTGEGSALAIQKMLENYLRFDKDLIEIIPISIVHEKDLTKMIENIKKERNIICIVTNFDVQVPCLTYHFQDIVNYTAIQPIQELITYEETYAKMADILEQQMQRNDGALLIKTIRYALNTIQELISLQLTPDSLMGVILHMSCMVDRLQKGENLLPHPDKEKRRQDEYWMYMKVKKALQPIENTFEIQIPDDEVFYVMDFFIKNQPFKN